The nucleotide window TCCGTAAGAAACTCCCTTATTTCCCAAACCCTAACAAAGTCGGAGGAGAAAGAATCCTTGGCTATGAAAATTATGGGGTTCTTTAGTTCCGTGAGCTTGCTCAGGGAAAGAAGGTATTCGTGATATAGGAGCTTGGAGGCGGCGTATGCCCTCACGGGCAGGTCATCGCCCGAGAAACTCTCCGTGAGGTTTAGAAAGGCAAAATCTTCTTCCCAAAACCTCTCTTCAATTTCCTCCGAAATTTCCGAAATCTTTTCCTCGTAAGCTTCTATCTCTTCCCTTTTAATTCCGAGGTGGGCTACCCATTCGTACGTGGGTTGGGGGGTTATAACGTCGCTAATAAACGACCCGTCCATAAGCACCAGATGATCTTCGCCCGAATCTTTCAAAACCTTCAGGAGGTTTTTCAGTTCGGCGAGCTTCATGAACATCGAGAGGAAATCCGAAAGGTGTTTTTGTCGGAAGAGGTTTTTTTCCATGACGTCCACGAACGAAAGTCCCATATCCTTTATCGTTTCGTCTTCCTGGTATAGAGCCAGGCCGGTTATGGCGTATATCAACCCAAAATCCACGACCCGGCCCTTGTACGAACCATCAACGGCTATCATGGGTTTTTTTATCTGTACTCTTGGAAAATCTAGCCATTCGATCTCGGGCAATTTTCCCGTCGAGGAGCCCGAAAACAGGAACCTCCTTATACCTCCCCTAAGGAGGTACTCGTAGACCGACCTGTGCACTACCTTACCCTTATGGGCAAGGGATAAGCCTTACTTTTTATCAAAAGCATGGTTGAGGGGGGCAAGGCGTCTTCGATCTTTAGGTACTTCAG belongs to Thiovulum sp. ES and includes:
- a CDS encoding NurA domain-containing protein (PFAM: NurA domain), producing the protein MHRSVYEYLLRGGIRRFLFSGSSTGKLPEIEWLDFPRVQIKKPMIAVDGSYKGRVVDFGLIYAITGLALYQEDETIKDMGLSFVDVMEKNLFRQKHLSDFLSMFMKLAELKNLLKVLKDSGEDHLVLMDGSFISDVITPQPTYEWVAHLGIKREEIEAYEEKISEISEEIEERFWEEDFAFLNLTESFSGDDLPVRAYAASKLLYHEYLLSLSKLTELKNPIIFIAKDSFSSDFVRVWEIREFLTDQVMFNACTFNRAGYALPIPAMLEEKKKYLPPKFVGILDLEIYQTFVRFQPIAFSTYKVEILNVQEDEIGPYLSYVAATSPRGYPFLLEMAHREAVITEKDIEMVGEKVFPFGKSPRFYLNG